From the genome of Deinococcus betulae:
TGAGGCCGAAGACGCCCCTCAATTCCACTGGCGCTGCCCACTTTTATAGACACTCACTTCGTTCGCCCCGGAGAAGTCGAGGAGTTCCTCGACCGTTAGCATCGGAGGCGCTCGCTACGATTCTGGACACGCGGAGTTGTGAGCCAGAGGCCAGTCGCTGTATTGAGACGGTAGCCTCCATGAACTAAATGGTGACGCTGGCCATCCTCACTGCGATGGAAGACCGCTGTGAGCCAATCGCCTACCTCAGCGTGAGGAAGAACAGTGCCCGTTGGAGTCGCCTGGTAAGAGATCGCCTGAGAGCAACAGGGACTCCAGACATGGACTGGACCTGCCGGCACTTGCCCGGTTTATTGACTTTCAGACCGCACCCGTCCAGCCTGTCACAGCCTCCGGTCAGCTTGAGACGCTACAGTGCCGCGAAGTGAAGCGTGCTGCCGTCCTCCTGTTCTCTGTGCTGTGCGCTGCCAGTGTTTCTGCGGGCGCCCTGACCCCACCCCCCCCGTCTCTGGATATTCCAGCCACCCCGCCCGCATGGGTGTCGCTGGGCGCCCCGGACGCGCCGTCATGGCTTCAGGCGCCGGCCACCTGCGCGGCGCGGCCCTGCTCGCTGGTGGTCGTGTCGCACCCGCGCGGCCAGAGCGCCGAGCGGCTGCGTGACAGCCCGCAGGTGGGCGTACTCACCAGCACGCTGCTGCAGGGCGGCTTTGCGGTGCTGCTGAGCAGCGACGGCGGACCCGCCACCTGGGGCAGCCCAGCAGCCCTGAGCGAACTGGGGGCCACCCACGCGGCGGCCACGCGCCGCTTTGCCTGGAATGGCCGCACTTTCGCCCTGGGCCTGAGTATGGGCGGCCTGATGGCGCTGCGCAGCGCCCTGCCTGGCGCGCCCTATCCCGTCAGCGGCCTGGCCCTGATTGACGCCTGGGTGGATCTGGACCAAGCCTACGGCACGGCCGTAACGCGCCGCACCGAGATTCAGACGGCCTACACAGTCAGCGGCGCCCTGCCGGCGGCCCTGAATCCGCTGGTGGCCGCCCAGACGGCGCCGCGCCAGCCCCTCCTGACGGTGTTTAGCGAGGAAGACCAGACCGTACCCCACGCCACCAACAGCGCGCGGCTGTTCGAGGTTTTTGGACGTCACCCCGATAGCGTGCAGCTGCGTGTCAGCGGCGCTCACCTGGGCGGGAACCGCTTCACGCCAGAGCTGGGCGCCCATCTGGCCGCCTTCTTTGGGCGCCTGGAAGCCCGACCCCCAGCGCCGACCGAAGTGCCGATGTTGCGCTCCAGGTGACAGGGGCTGTTATCTCACCCAAAGATTGGCGGTGTTGGACACTATGGCTGGCAGATCTAACGCCCGACCAGAAGCGGTGTCAATGAGAACGATCTGCACCGACAGCAGGTATTTCCCCGGTGGCAGCCCGGCCTCTCGAATGGGTGACAGCGGACTCTTGAACGTCTGCCAGGTGCCGCGCGCGGTGTTTACACTCAGCCCCACCTCGGCACACAAGGTCTGGCGGTTGGGGTACATCAGCAGGCCCTTACCCTGCCGGTCAAAGACGGTGTAGCGCACCTGGCAGATGCCGGTGAGCAAGAATCGGCCTGGGTTTTCCAAGCCTTTGACCTTAACGGTCAGGAGGGAGTCCTGGGCGCCAGGCTCCACGACACCAGGAATAAACACCTGCACCAACGCAGGCTGGTTGGCCGTAGTGACCGCCTCCGCCTGACCACCGACCAGCAGCCCGCCGACCACGCCCATAAGGCTGAGGCGCTTCCAGACAGTCAGGGTTAGCACGGCTGCATTCTGCCGCCCGAAGGTGAGGAGACCCGGACCAGCACCAAGAGCAGGCGGGCCCCCTTCTACGCTGGTGCCCGCCCTCTCCTGTTCTTTATCTAAATCGCCAGGCCCTGTGCGTGGGCGCTGACCTCTTTGCTCTCGTACTGCCCCGGCGGCAGGCCAATGGTGGGCATGTTCGCCTCGAACTCATCACTCCAGCCCACCTCAGCCAGCGCCTTTTTCCAGGCGCCGATGCTCTCGCTGCGGTAAATCTGATAGGCGGCCATCCCCACTTCGGGACCGCCGCGCGCAATCACGCTTTCGACCCAGGCCCATTTGGCCGACACGTTGCGCAGTTCGGCGGTGGTACGCAGTTCCTTCTGAATGCGCTTCATGCGTTTTTCGATGGTCTGCACGCCTGCAAAGGGGTCAGCAAAGTGGGGCGTATGGCGCTTGGGCACAAAGGGACTGATACCCAGCGCAATCCGGTTGATGCCGGCCAGTTCCTTCGTGAACGAGATCAGCTCGGTGATGTCGTCGTCGGTTTCTGGTCCCAGGCCAATCATCATGTAGACCTTGATGCCCTTAAAGCCCAGGTTCCGGCTGATGTGCGCGGTCTTGAGCAGGTCCTCGGTGGTGATGCCCTTTTTCAGCCAGCGGCGCAGGCGTTCGCTGGGGGCGTCGCTGGCGACCGTGAAGGTGCGCAGGCCGCCCGCCTTGAGAATCTCGGCCAGTTCGGCGTCCACGGTATCGGCGCGGATGCTGGACACGCCCAGCTTGATGCCGCGCTCGGTCAGGGTGCGGCCCACGTACTTGGTGTGCGGGAAGTCCGACAGGGCCGCGCCCACCAGCCCCACCTTTTCGACCCAGTCGGGAATGGTGTCCAGCAGTTCCTGGGCCTGATTGTTGCGGTTGGGGCCGTACATGGTGCGGGCCAGGCAAAAGGTGCAGGGGCGCGGGCAGCCGCGCTGGGCTTCCACCAGAAACATGTTGCTCAGCTCGCTGTGCGGCGTGACAATCTGGCTGTAGGCTGGCAGCAGTTCCTTGGGCGCGGTGGCCCACTTGGGTTCATGGGCGTGCCGCGCCGGCAAGAAGACACCAGGCATTCCGTCCACGAGGTCGTAAAAGTCCTCGCGGGAGGTCGCTTCGCGCAGCGCCTCGCTGATGACTGGCACAATCTGTTCGCCGTCCCCAATGATGATGATGTCGGCAAACGGGGTCAGCGGGTAAGGGTTGGACGAGGTAAACGGCCCGCCAATCATGACGAGCGCGTCAGAGTCACTCCGTTCCTCACGCAGGGGCCGCAGGCCCGCCACATCCAGCGTGCGGATGATGTTGGTCAGGTCCAGCTCAAACGACACGCTCAGGGCGAAAAGTTCGCAGTCGCCAGCGTCGCGCCCGGTTTCCACGGTGGGCAGCGCCTGGCCAGTACGCTCGAAAGCCTCGACATCGTCAGGAAGAAAGGCGCGCTCGCAGGCCACCCCTTCTTCCTGATTGAACATGCGGTAAATGACCTGATAGCCCAACGACGCCATCCCCACCGAGTACCGGTTGGGAAAGGCCAGCGTCACGCGGATGGGGGCCTGTTTGAAGAGGGTGCCGGTTTCGGCCTCCAGCAGGGGTTTAATTGCAGTGCGCCAGTAACTCAAAAGTCCTCCGGTGGGGCGTGGCCCGCGCCGGAAAGAAAGGCCGTGAAAAGCAGCGGAAGAAGCTGAACCTCAGGCGGCGGCGCGCGTCACAATCTGCGATTCTAACGGATTTTCGCCGCCCAACTGAAGCGCGGGTTACGCCGAAGCCGGGGGCGCAGCACGGCATGCCCCTCTAGAGAGCCGACTGTTACGGCTTGCAGCTGTCACGTCCACAAATCAGGATTGGTGTGCCAACTTTCCGCCCGGAATCCGCCCTGCAAAGCGGTCCTGATCTGAGGCACTGCTCTTCAAGGCCGCTCGGCACGACCCATCCACACACGATGGGGCTGATGTTGGCCTACAGATATGCCTTTCATCCCATCCAATACCTGCATCTCCTACCGGGTCTAGCCAGACGGGGTCACCTGCGGATAGAGCCAGCGCAGGAAAACGAGGAAAAGGCCAATCACTGTGGCCGTGCTGGTGGTCAGAAAAGCGACGATCACTGTGCTGTCCAGCTTGAACGGGCGCCCATCCAACTCCCCCCAACCGGCCGCCAGCGTCAGCACGATGTCGGCCGCCAGCCACCCCGCCGACAGCAGAAACACGATGGCCCCCACCCCCAGGCGCAGCCAGCGCTGATCCACAGCCTCGCGGTACCGCAGTTCACGGGTGCGGCGTTCCAGTTCGGCCTGGGTGGGCAGGTCGCGCCGTTCGGCTTCCAGGCTGTGCTGCACGGTGCGCGCAATGGTGGTGGCCGCTGGGCTCGGCGCGGAGTCAGTGGGCGGCGCAGGGTCGGTCACAGGGCAGGGTTCAGGCGCTGCGGGCCAGGGCTGTGTAGTACTCGCGCGTGACCTGGTCAGGAATCAGGTCGGTGGGCTGGCCGTACACCTGAGACCACGGGCTACCGCTGCGGTGCGTCAGGCGAGAGAGTTCCAGACCGTCCATGCGGCCATACGCCTCCCAGACGCTACGAATCACGTCGCTGGCTTCGGGGTCGCCGCTCAGCTCCGGTTCGCCCGGCGCCACGGGCAGCGCGTCCTCAATGGGCCGGGTGCCGCGTTCGCCCCACAGCTGCCACAGCCGCCGCACCACCGGCCCACCCCGCCACGCATGCACCGTGTTGTACATCAGGGGCCGGCCCAGCAGCGCCAGGGTAAACCCGTGGGCGATAAAGACCAGCTTATGCACCTGCATCTGGGTCAGGGCGCGGCCCTCCTGACGGGCCAGACCCAGAAAGGCGTTCGCCACCACCTCGGCGGCGTACCCGGTGCGCTGGGGATTATCGATGGCGATGGTCATGGCCTGGGCCCTCCCTTCTGTCCTCAGCGTAACACAGCCGCTGCTGGCACGGCCGTTCTGGCTTTCTTTGAATCTCCAATTTTAGCCTTGGAAGGACGTACTCTTCGCCCTGTTTGGATAACGCCGTGGTCGCAAATCACTAGAGGCCGTGCCCGGCTTAGTCCAGGCGGCCCAGGTAGGCGTACGTGCGGTAGATCAGCGTGACCTCGCCAGCCTGCGCGTGAGCATCAAAGGCCGTGTCCAGGGCCGCTGTCAGGGCTGGAAAGTCAGGCGAGTCAGGGGCCGGCAGATAATTGACGCTGCCGGCCAGCGCGTGGAGGCGCTCCCGGGTCAGCGCATGGGCCTGCTCAAACATCTGGGTGTCAAAGCCGCCGGGCAGCAGCGCGGGCAGCCGGTCCTCAGGGACGCGGTTGGCGGTGTCGGGGGTACCGGCCGCCAGAAAGGGGCGCACCACCGCGCCGTAGGCGGGGTTAAAACCCTCCTCTAAGCCGCGCCAGTCATTCCAGACCAGCAGCACCTGCCCACCGGGGCGCAGCACACGCTGCCACTCCTGCACTGTCGGCACCGGGTCAAACCAGTGCGCGGCCTGGGCAGCCGTGATGAGTGCGGCCGAGGCATCCGGCAGCCCCATCGCTTCGGAGGTACCGGCCTGCACGCGCAGGCGGCCCTCGGTCACTGCGTCCTCCAGGCTGGTCTGCAAGACAGCGCGCATCCCTGCGTTGGGTTCAATGGCCGTCACCGTGGCCCCGCCGGCCAAGAGCACGCGGGTAAACAGACCTGTACCGGCGCCCAGGTCGGCTACCGGGCGGCGCAACAGGCCCGTGCCGCGCAGCCAGGCCCCCAGAGCCGCTGGGTAACCGGGGCGGCCCTGGGCATAGGCGGCGGCGCGGCCATCAAAGCGGTCAGCGTGGCTCATGGGGAAGTCTCTGGCACGCGCGCAGCGGGGACAGGCGCCGGGGCCAAGGTGACCGCAGTCGGTGGCGGGGAGGGCCGGGCGGCAGGGGCCACTCCCCGCCGCGCCGCAGGCAGGCGACCTGCCGGGCGCCACGCACTCGCCACGAAAAACACCAGGCCGGACAGCCCTCCGGCCACCAGCAGAAACCACAGCAGGCGCCCCAGCACCCCCGCCGTGCCCACGATAAAGGCACCCAGGCCAGTCAGCAGTTGCCCCACCAACCACACAGCCGCCAGCGCCGTGACCGCCAGCAGCACCACCCCCGCCAGGGCCAGCAGCAGGCGGGTCACGCCGCGCACCCAGCCTGGGTGGCAAGAGGGGGGCAGGTCATGGGGCGCAGTCTAGCAGCGGGCCGCCCCCGCCTGACGGCCTACACCGCTGCCTGCCGGCCAGTGACACCTCTGGCCGCTGGCCCTGCTTTACCCTGAACAGCTGTGAAGACGCTGGAAACCGAGCTCTTGGTGGTGGGCGGCGGGGTGGCGGGGGCCTACGCCGCGCTGACAGCCCGCAGTTATGGCGCCGACGTGCTGCTGGCCTGCAAGGGCGCGCTGGTCGGCGGCTCGACCCGGTGGGCGCAGGGCGGTATTGCAGCGCCCCTGGGCCTGTACGACGAGGCCGCGCACGCCGCCGACACCATGACCGCCGGACGCGGCCTGTGCGAGCCGGAGACCGTCATGACCTTCGTCAAGGAGGCCCAGGCCCATGTGGACACCCTGCGTGACCTGGGCGTGAGCTTTTCGCCGCACCGCACGCTGGAAGGGGGGCACAGCCGCCCCCGAATCCGGCACACGGGCGACGCCACTGGCCACGCGGTCAGCCTGGCGCTCAGTCAGGCGCTGCGCGCCGGCCACGGCCCCGCCCTGAATCTCCAAGAAGGCGCCTTTGTGCAGAGCCTGCGGCATGCGGGCGGCCGCATCGTCGGCGCCAACCTGCTGACGCCACAGGGGCCGCTGCGCGTCCGGGCCGGCGCCGTGCTGCTGGCCACCGGCGGCTTTGGGCGCCTGTTCGGCGTGACCACGGCCCCGCCCGAAGGCACCGGCGACGGCCTGGGGCTGGCCTGGGCGGTCGGCGCGGCGCTGCGCGACCTGGAATTCGTGCAGTTTCACCCGACGGCCGTGGTACGCGGCGACGAGGCCCGGCTGGTCACCGAGGCGGCGCGCGGCGAGGGCGGTCACCTGCTCAGTGCCTCTGAGGAGCGCTTTATGGCCCGCTATGACGAGGCGCTGGAACTGGCCCCGCGCGACGTGGTGGCCCGCGCCATCGCCGCCGAGCGCGCCGCGACGGGCGCCGTCTTCCTGGACCTGCGCCACCTGGGTGAGGCCTTTGTCCACGCGCGCTTTCCCACCGTCACGGGGGCGCTGCGGCCCTGGGGGCTGGACCTGGGCCGCGACCTCATTCCGGTGCAGCCAGCGGTGCATTACACAATGGGCGGCGTCCTGACCGACGTGCAGGGCCGCGCCAGCGTGCCAGGGCTGTATGCGGCGGGCGAGGTGGCCTCCAGCGGTCTGCACGGCGCCAACCGGCTGGCCAGCAACAGTCTCTCGGAGGGGCTGGTGTTTGGCGCGCGCGCGGCCAGAGCAGCCCTGGCCGAACTGAAAACCCCCCAGACAGAGGGCGAGGCCCCATCCATGCCCACCGTCAACCCGGCGGCGCTGCCCCGCCTGCGCGCCGTGATGGACTCGGCCGCCGGCCTGCACCGCACCGCGCCGGGTCTGCAGCAGGCGCTGGACGCCTGGGGTTGGCCGGCTGGCCCCGAAACCACCCGCGCCAGTCTGGAGGCTGGGCACCTGGCGACCATCGGGGGCCTGCTGCTGCGCTCGGCCCTGGCCCGCCAGGAGTCGCGCGGCGGGCACCACCGCAGCGACTTCCCAGCCGAAGGACCCCCGGAGCACACGGTGGCGCAGCGCCGCTCTGACGGCTCGGTCAGCCTGGAATCTGTCCCAGTGCAAGCCGCCGTCCTCGTGGGCCAGCAACCGTGACCCAGCGGCCGCCGTTCCCGAGTTCTGAACAGGCGCCGAACAAATGCGCTAGGGTTCAGCGCGTGATTTCCCGCACAAGCCTTCCCCCTCTGTCCCCGTGCTTGGCATGTTGAGTCTGGACGAGCGCCTGCGCGCCGCCCTAGCCGAGGACATCGGGCGCGGCGACGCCACCACGCTGGCCACGATTGCCGAGAGCCAGCAGGCCCGCGCTGAATTCCTGCTCAAAGAAGACGGTGTGCTAAGCGGCTTAATGGTGGCTGCCCGCGTGTTTGCGCTGGTAGACGAGCGGGTGACCGTGCACTGGACCGCTCAGGACGGCGAGCGGCGGGGGCGCGGCATCATCGGCACCCTGAGCGGCCCCGCGCGCAGCCTGCTGACCGGCGAGCGGCTAGCCCTGAACCTGCTGCAGCGCTTAAGCGGCGTCGCCACCCAGACGCGGCGCTACGTGGAGGCGCTGGGGCCTGGCCGGACACGCCTGCTGGACACCCGCAAGACCACGCCGCTGTGGCGCGACCTGGAAAAGCAGGCGGTCCGGCACGGCGGGGGCCTGAACCACCGCGCGGGCCTGGACGACGGTCTGCTGATCAAGGACAACCATGTGGCCGCCGCTGGCGGCATCGCCGAGGCTATTCGCCGCGCCCGTGACTACGCCTACCTTTTGAAAGTGGAATGCGAGGTGCCGGACCTCCCCGGCCTGGAAGAAGCCCTGCGGGCCGGCGCCGACCGCGTGCTACTGGACAACATGGACGACGCGCTGCTGGCCGAGGCGGTGGCCCTGCGCAGCAGCTTGGCCCCCCACGTCACCCTGGAAGCCAGCGGCAACATGACCCTGGAACGCCTGCCGCGCGTGGCCCAGAGTGGCGTGGACTACGTCAGCGCCGGCGCCCTGACCCATTCGGCGCCGGCCCTGGACATCAGCCTGAACTTTCTGCCTGAGGACCAACGATGAGCAACCCGACCGAACCGACCCCCCTCTCTTCTGCTCCGCTGGTGCCGCGCCCCCAGGTGCCGCACCGCGACCTGCTTCAGCTGACTGTGCTGCCCGATGAGGCCGAACTGCGCGCCGACATTGTGCGGCTGCGGGCCGAGAACAAAGCGGTGATCCTGGCTCACAACTACCAGCGGCCCGAGGTGCAAGGCATTGCCGACTTCGTGGGCGATTCGCTGGGCCTCTCGCGGATGGCCGCCAGGACCGACGCCGACGTGATTGTTTTTGCAGGCGTGCACTTTATGGCTGAAACCGCTGCCATCCTGAACCCGGAGAAAACGGTGCTGCTGCCCGATCTGCGCGCAGGCTGCTCGCTGGCCGACACCGTGACGGCACAGGGCATCCGCGACTGGAAGGCCGAGAACCCCGGCGGCCTGGTGGTGACCTACGTGAACACCACCGCCGACGTGAAAGCCGTTTCGGACTACTGCTGCACCAGCGGCAACGCCGTGCAGATTGTGCAGAGCCTGCCAGAGGGCGTGCCCGTCCTGTTCGCCCCAGACCGGTTTCTGGCGGCGCATGTCATCCGCGAAACCGGGCGGCAGATGGACGTATGGGATGGGGCCTGCCACGTTCACGAGGCCATTCGCCCTGAAGACGTGCAGGGCCAGCAGGCCGCCTACCCAGACGCCGAGCTGCTGATTCACCCCGAATGCGGCTGCTCCAGCCGGATTCTCAGTGCCATTCCAGACCTCCAGCTCTACTCTACCGAGGGCATGATTGGCCGCGCCAGGACCAGCGCCGCGCAGGAATTCATTGTGGTCACCGAAACGGGCATGGTCACGCGCCTTGAGCACGATGTGCCGGACAAGACCTTTATTCCGGTCAGCCGCACCGCCTGCTGCGAGTACATGAAGATGATTACCCTGGAGAACATCCGCGACAGCCTGCTGAACTTGCAGCCGCGTGTCACCGTGCCTGAGGACATTCGCGCACAGGCCCTGAAACCGATTGAGCGCATGCTGGCGATTGGCTGAAGAGGCAGAAAGGCAACCTAGACGTGCCGACTGCACTGCTCAATCTGGCCTGATCTCACCACCCAGAGCGGTTGGGTGCTTCTCCCTCAAACGCTTTGAGACGAACGAAGTGAGTGTCCACAGCAGACAGGAACCCAGGGGGTTGTTGGCCCCAGAGTGGAACTGGCAACCGCTGTGGAACACGTGTTGCTCCTCTTCCACTTGAACTGCTCTGGGCAACAAGGCAACAGACAACCGTGCTAGTCCTCGGCCTCCTGCCTGGGCATTTGCAGAGCAGGCCACCCCACCACCAGTAAGCCGATACCCAGCAGCACCAGCAGCGCGCCGGGCAACAGCAACAACATCAGCGTTTCTGTTCCGCCAAACAAGGCTCCAAAGACGCGAATGACCGACACACTGGTTTCGAAGTCAGCGGCCTGCTGGCCCAAGTCAGACAGCATCAAACCCAGGGCACCCACAAAGAGGCCCAGCGCCACCAGAGCAATCCCCGCAGCGAACGCACACATCAGGGCCACCGTAGCGCGCGGCACAGCGGCCTGCGACCGCACTTGCGGCAAGTCTGGTCATCAAAAAACGGGCGGAGGCTTTCACGCCCCCGCCCGCTCAATCAGCTTTTCTGGCTTACGCCTTTGCAGCCTTCATGTTCTCGATGATGCGGTCGGCAAACTCGCTGGTCTTCACTTCGGTGGCACCTTCCATGCTGCGTGCGAAGTCGTAGGTCACAGCCTTCTGCTGAATGGTGGCGTCTAGCCCCTTCAGAATCAGGTCGGCGGCCTCGGTCCAGCCCATGTAGCGCAGCATCATCTCGCCCGACAGAATGACCGAGGAGGGGTTGATGACGTTCTTGCCCGCGTACTTGGGCGCGGTGCCGTGGGTGGCCTCGAAGATCGCGTGGCCCGTCACGTAGTTGATGTTGGCGCCGGGCGCGATGCCGATGCCGCCGACCTGCGCGGCCAGCGCGTCGCTGATGTAGTCGCCGTTCAGGTTCAGCGTGGCAATCACGTCGTAGTCGGTGGGGCGCAGCAGAATCTGCTGGAGGAAGTTGTCGGCAATCACGTCCTTGATGACGATGCCGTTCGGCAGCTGCAGCCAGGGGCCACCGTCCAGTTCCACGGCGCCGAATTCACGCTTGGCCAGTTCATAGCCCCAGTCGCGGAAGCCGCCTTCGGTGAACTTCATGATGTTGCCCTTGTGCACCAGCGCCACGCTCTTGCGGCCGTTCTCCACGGCGTACTCAATCGCGGCGCGCACCAGCCGCTCGGTGCCTTCTTTGGACACGGGCTTGATGCCAAAGGAGCTGCTTTCGGGGAAACGGATCTTTTTGACGCCCATCTCGCGGGTCAGGAAGCCGCGCATCTTGTCGGCCTCGTCAGTGCCGGCCTTGTACTCAATGCCCGCGTAGATGTCCTCGGTGTTTTCACGGAAGATCACCATGTCCACGTCCTGGGGGCGCTTGACCGGGCTGGGCACGCCGTCGAAGTACTGCACGGGGCGCACGCAGGCGTACAGGTCAAGCTCCTGGCGCAGCGCCACGTTAATCGAGCGGATGCCGGTGCCCACAGGCGTGGTCAGCGGCCCCTTGATACCGAACAGGTATTCATTGAAGGCGTTGACCGTGCTCTGGGGCAGCCACTCGTTTTCGCCATAGACTTCCAGGCTCTTTTCACCGGCGTAGACTTCCATCCACTCGATTTTCTTCTCACCGCCGTAAGCCACTTCAACCGCAGCGTCCAGCACCCGCACCGAGGCCTTCCAGATGTCGGGGCCGGTACCGTCGCCTTCCACGAACGGAATGATGGGGTGGTTGGGAACGGACAGCTTGCCGCCCTGCATCGTAATCTTCTCGCCCTGCGTGGGCACCTTGATGTGCTTATCCATGTCGGCCCTACTGTACTCCACGCGGCCCAATCCTGACTTTGGTGTCCGTGTTACCCGAAGGGTTTAGACGCAGTTCAAAAGGTGAGGCTGCTCAGAGGGGCGCCAGATGCCGAGAAGTCGTCACGCTACTTTCGGATAGATCGTCCCACTGACCACCGTGGACACACTCTGTCGCCACTTTAGGGAGGACTCAAGGGACCTAAAGGAGAATCAGGGAGAACGCTCCAGTTCTCCTCAAGGGCCGCTCACCTGCCGCCCACCGGAACGCGGCACTCTGGAAAAACCCATCCGGGAATCCACGCGCAGGAGGACTCTAACCCATGAGTGATAAAAGCACCGCAGGAAATATGCTGGACGCCGCTAAGGCCAAGGTCGACGAAGCTGCTGACCGTGCCCGCGAGGCCGGACACAACGTGGCCCACGCCGTGACCGGCGACGCCCACCACAAGGCCGAAGCGCTGGAAGACCGCGCCAAAGCGGAACTCCACAACACCCAGGCCCACGCGGAATACAGCGAAGGCAAGCGCGAGGCCCAGGACGGCGACGGTCACTAACGCCTGAGCCTTCACTGACCAGTGCCCCCAGCGGGCGCTGGTTTTTTGTGGCCCGGTGCAGTCAGGCCGTAGCAGGATGACCTCTATGAACCTTCTGGCTGCGGGCCTGCTGGATGACAATGGCCCCCGACAAGCGGCAGAGCGACCGCGCCACCAGTGGCCTGCGCGGCCGCCCGCAGGCAACGTCCGCAGGGAGAATCCATGAAGCTGCCTGAACAGCTGCCGCCTGGGATAGTCCTGCTGGTGTGGCATGCCAGAGCCGAGGGACAGGCCCCAGACGCGGCCTTAACCCCGGACGGTGAGACCGCCGTGCAGGACCTGGCGCGGGCCCTGGCCCACCTGCCTCTGACCCGGATCGTCAGCAGTCCCTGGCGGCGAGCTGTGCAGACGGCGCAGCCGCTGGCCGAGAGCATAGCCATGACCATCCACATAGACGAGCGCCTGACCGAGCGGGTCCTGACTGGCCGGCCGGTGGGCTGGTGGAGGGCCGGCCTCCGCTGGAGTTTCCGCGTGCCGGCTCTGCGGTTTCCGGGCGGCGAATCGGGGCGCCGGGCGCAGGCGCGCAGCCTTGCGGCCCTGGCCGACGCCCGAGACCCGAGCGGCGTAACCGTGGTGGTCACCCACGGAAACCTGATGGCGCTGGCCCTGGGGCTGACCTACGCAGAGTGGGCGGCCCTGACCAATCTAGATGTGCGGGTCTGGTCCCCGCTCACTTCACCCCAGAGCGGACGCAGGAAGTGACGGCCAAGAGCGGCTGCAGAAGTAGACATGAGAGGCGGGCCGTTTTTCCAGAGTGGAGGGGCAGCCGCGGTCAGGCTAGGCTGACGTATGACCCTGCCCGGCTTGGCCACCACCCTCAAGGATGACCGCGCCTGCGAGATCGTCACGTTGGGCCGTTCTCCCCTGACACCGCTGATAGCCGCGCTGGTAGATAGGCTGACCTACGCCCGACTGACCACGCTGCAGGCCGCAGCCGG
Proteins encoded in this window:
- a CDS encoding alpha/beta hydrolase family protein, with protein sequence MKRAAVLLFSVLCAASVSAGALTPPPPSLDIPATPPAWVSLGAPDAPSWLQAPATCAARPCSLVVVSHPRGQSAERLRDSPQVGVLTSTLLQGGFAVLLSSDGGPATWGSPAALSELGATHAAATRRFAWNGRTFALGLSMGGLMALRSALPGAPYPVSGLALIDAWVDLDQAYGTAVTRRTEIQTAYTVSGALPAALNPLVAAQTAPRQPLLTVFSEEDQTVPHATNSARLFEVFGRHPDSVQLRVSGAHLGGNRFTPELGAHLAAFFGRLEARPPAPTEVPMLRSR
- a CDS encoding B12-binding domain-containing radical SAM protein; translation: MSYWRTAIKPLLEAETGTLFKQAPIRVTLAFPNRYSVGMASLGYQVIYRMFNQEEGVACERAFLPDDVEAFERTGQALPTVETGRDAGDCELFALSVSFELDLTNIIRTLDVAGLRPLREERSDSDALVMIGGPFTSSNPYPLTPFADIIIIGDGEQIVPVISEALREATSREDFYDLVDGMPGVFLPARHAHEPKWATAPKELLPAYSQIVTPHSELSNMFLVEAQRGCPRPCTFCLARTMYGPNRNNQAQELLDTIPDWVEKVGLVGAALSDFPHTKYVGRTLTERGIKLGVSSIRADTVDAELAEILKAGGLRTFTVASDAPSERLRRWLKKGITTEDLLKTAHISRNLGFKGIKVYMMIGLGPETDDDITELISFTKELAGINRIALGISPFVPKRHTPHFADPFAGVQTIEKRMKRIQKELRTTAELRNVSAKWAWVESVIARGGPEVGMAAYQIYRSESIGAWKKALAEVGWSDEFEANMPTIGLPPGQYESKEVSAHAQGLAI
- a CDS encoding Panacea domain-containing protein, whose amino-acid sequence is MTIAIDNPQRTGYAAEVVANAFLGLARQEGRALTQMQVHKLVFIAHGFTLALLGRPLMYNTVHAWRGGPVVRRLWQLWGERGTRPIEDALPVAPGEPELSGDPEASDVIRSVWEAYGRMDGLELSRLTHRSGSPWSQVYGQPTDLIPDQVTREYYTALARSA
- a CDS encoding class I SAM-dependent methyltransferase, which codes for MSHADRFDGRAAAYAQGRPGYPAALGAWLRGTGLLRRPVADLGAGTGLFTRVLLAGGATVTAIEPNAGMRAVLQTSLEDAVTEGRLRVQAGTSEAMGLPDASAALITAAQAAHWFDPVPTVQEWQRVLRPGGQVLLVWNDWRGLEEGFNPAYGAVVRPFLAAGTPDTANRVPEDRLPALLPGGFDTQMFEQAHALTRERLHALAGSVNYLPAPDSPDFPALTAALDTAFDAHAQAGEVTLIYRTYAYLGRLD
- a CDS encoding L-aspartate oxidase, producing the protein MKTLETELLVVGGGVAGAYAALTARSYGADVLLACKGALVGGSTRWAQGGIAAPLGLYDEAAHAADTMTAGRGLCEPETVMTFVKEAQAHVDTLRDLGVSFSPHRTLEGGHSRPRIRHTGDATGHAVSLALSQALRAGHGPALNLQEGAFVQSLRHAGGRIVGANLLTPQGPLRVRAGAVLLATGGFGRLFGVTTAPPEGTGDGLGLAWAVGAALRDLEFVQFHPTAVVRGDEARLVTEAARGEGGHLLSASEERFMARYDEALELAPRDVVARAIAAERAATGAVFLDLRHLGEAFVHARFPTVTGALRPWGLDLGRDLIPVQPAVHYTMGGVLTDVQGRASVPGLYAAGEVASSGLHGANRLASNSLSEGLVFGARAARAALAELKTPQTEGEAPSMPTVNPAALPRLRAVMDSAAGLHRTAPGLQQALDAWGWPAGPETTRASLEAGHLATIGGLLLRSALARQESRGGHHRSDFPAEGPPEHTVAQRRSDGSVSLESVPVQAAVLVGQQP
- the nadC gene encoding carboxylating nicotinate-nucleotide diphosphorylase, coding for MLSLDERLRAALAEDIGRGDATTLATIAESQQARAEFLLKEDGVLSGLMVAARVFALVDERVTVHWTAQDGERRGRGIIGTLSGPARSLLTGERLALNLLQRLSGVATQTRRYVEALGPGRTRLLDTRKTTPLWRDLEKQAVRHGGGLNHRAGLDDGLLIKDNHVAAAGGIAEAIRRARDYAYLLKVECEVPDLPGLEEALRAGADRVLLDNMDDALLAEAVALRSSLAPHVTLEASGNMTLERLPRVAQSGVDYVSAGALTHSAPALDISLNFLPEDQR
- the nadA gene encoding quinolinate synthase NadA; translated protein: MSNPTEPTPLSSAPLVPRPQVPHRDLLQLTVLPDEAELRADIVRLRAENKAVILAHNYQRPEVQGIADFVGDSLGLSRMAARTDADVIVFAGVHFMAETAAILNPEKTVLLPDLRAGCSLADTVTAQGIRDWKAENPGGLVVTYVNTTADVKAVSDYCCTSGNAVQIVQSLPEGVPVLFAPDRFLAAHVIRETGRQMDVWDGACHVHEAIRPEDVQGQQAAYPDAELLIHPECGCSSRILSAIPDLQLYSTEGMIGRARTSAAQEFIVVTETGMVTRLEHDVPDKTFIPVSRTACCEYMKMITLENIRDSLLNLQPRVTVPEDIRAQALKPIERMLAIG